Proteins from a genomic interval of Rosa chinensis cultivar Old Blush chromosome 2, RchiOBHm-V2, whole genome shotgun sequence:
- the LOC112184295 gene encoding disease resistance protein RPM1: MTEVAVPASLASVEKMKLFLYQLSDCPSKVHEEVKSAKRCLEILQAYLADSKDNNVEDSQMLKDCSDIAHDIEDALDEFNSEVAPLFHSNKLSHKIQHVSHILQLRKASTKLSSKINEQIKLVKRLHFKDSSFEGDLDPKASIWKGRTELDLTPKIQEDEMVGYEESKARLHKQLMEEDSRLLTISIVGPGGSGKTTLVKNLYNMVQGVFDSRYWIDVSRPLKMEDLLLAMLNNFEATTLDLHQEQDPRSKLSLLLQHKRFLLVLDNVWSKQDWEFFVCSLPKGLCGSKIIIITRNSDVASFPVKSSEYIHDLSTGLSFKEAHDLFCKKAFQDGICPPELEECSRKILNKCEGSPFAISTVGTVLATKPQTKNEWEELHDTLTSNFTADPKLWSLAVFFSLVTEIFKAISKVASCTSAYFLKTTTSGEGGFFVCGLLKDLWSRQQD; encoded by the coding sequence ATGACTGAAGTTGCTGTTCCAGCGTCGTTGGCGTCGGTGGAGAAGATGAAACTCTTCCTCTACCAACTATCTGACTGTCCCAGTAAAGTCCATGAGGAGGTAAAGAGTGCGAAGAGGTGTTTGGAGATACTGCAAGCGTATCTAGCCGACTCAAAAGATAATAATGTAGAAGACAGCCAGATGCTCAAAGATTGTTCGGATATAGCTCATGATATTGAGGACGCTCTTGATGAGTTCAATTCTGAAGTTGCACCACTGTTCCATAGCAACAAATTATCTCACAAGATTCAGCACGTGTCTCATATCCTCCAACTACGCAAAGCAAGCACTAAGTTGTCCTCGAAAATTAACGAACAGATTAAATTGGTCAAAAGATTACATTTTAAAGACTCCAGCTTCGAGGGCGACCTTGACCCAAAAGCAAGTATCTGGAAAGGCAGAACAGAATTGGATTTGACTCCAAAGattcaagaagatgaaatggtggGCTATGAAGAATCTAAAGCAAGACTCCACAAACAGTTGATGGAAGAAGATTCAAGACTTCTGACGATTTCAATTGTAGGTCCTGGAGGCTCCGGCAAAACCACTCTCGTGAAGAATCTTTACAACATGGTCCAAGGGGTTTTTGATTCCCGTTATTGGATCGATGTGTCACGTCCCCTAAAAATGGAAGATCTCTTGCTTGCCATGTTAAACAATTTTGAGGCCACAACGCTAGATCTTCATCAAGAACAAGATCCAAGATCGAAATTGAGTCTACTGCTGCAGCACAAGAGGTTTCTGCTCGTCTTGGACAATGTTTGGAGTAAACAAGATTGGGAATTCTTTGTATGTTCTTTACCAAAAGGTTTGTGTGGGAGTAAGATAATCATTATTACTCGTAACTCTGACGTGGCTTCGTTTCCTGTAAAGTCCTCGGAGTATATCCATGATTTGAGTACTGGGTTGTCATTCAAAGAAGCCCATGACCTATTCTGTAAGAAGGCTTTTCAAGATGGGATTTGTCCCCCCGAGCTCGAGGAGTGCAGTAGAAAAATCCTGAACAAGTGTGAAGGCTCACCCTTTGCAATTTCAACTGTCGGTACTGTGCTAGCAACAAAGCCACAAACGAAAAATGAGTGGGAGGAGTTACATGACACCCTCACATCAAACTTTACAGCTGACCCAAAGCTTTGGTCCTTAGCCGTATTTTTCAGCCTTGTTACAGAGATCTTCAAAGCCATCTCAAAAGTTGCTTCTTGTACCTCGGCATATTTCCTGAAGACTACTACATCCGGCGAGGGAGGCTTTTTCGTTTGTGGGTTGCTGAAGGATTTGTGGAGCCGACAGCAGGACTAA